TTCTCCAAAATCTGCAGTGTGGATACTATTTTCTGCATGTGAATATATAGTTTTATCATATACCTAGTGTTGCTTTGTTTATTCAACATCGTGCGGTTGGCTTAACTCATTTGGTAGTTTTGGGATATGGTACTGTTCTTTATCAATTAATCGAAGTGTACGATCAGTTGAATGTATGATACGGAGTATGTCTTCATGTGTTTTTATGGTAAAATTATTGATAGTCCTGTCCAAATGTTTTTTGATAGCCCTGCAATTGTCTTGTGCAGGACTCAATATTTCTTGATGCATGTAGATTAATAATTTTGTTTACGATTCAGATAAGCTGTGCATATGTCTATTAAGTTTTGACATGTTATCTTTTATGAACAACAAAGTGTTGTGCAAATTTCAGCTATGTGGCTCTTCTGTGTATGAACATCTTGTGCACTCTTTACGTGCTAATTCTGCATATTTAAATGGATAATAAACAAATCAATAGGacaatgtttattttttagctTCTGAATGTTATGTTTGAGTCTCGGGAAGCTGCATGTGGATTAGAAGAAGAGCTATTCTTTGCAAGAAATTCTCATCAAGTTCCATTATCCTGCCAGAATTTTGTTTAAAATGTTGGCCATAGCTTTAGAAATTACATATTTTTCTTTGGTGAATACTCGTTTGATGATAGCTTTGTTTTCCACACAGTTGTTTGATAGGCAAACATTTCTGACACGTGCATTTACTTTTACAGACCAGAAATGGTGGTAGGGTGGTATCATTCACATCCTGGTTTTGGTTGCTGGCTATCTGGTGTTGACATAAATACTCAacaggtgcatgcatgctccagCAATCTTTTATAAGCTTACCAGGAATCCGTTGTCTTGCGACAAACATATATGTAATAAAGCTTGAATGTCTTATCATTTTCCAAATTGAACCTGCAGAGTTTCGAAGCTTTAAATCCCAGGGCAGTTGCTGTTGTGATAGATCCCATCCAGAGTGTCAAGGGGAAGGTGGTCATTGATGCATTTCGTCTCATCAATCCTCAGACTATGATGCTTGGGCAGGAGCCGCGACAAACAACATCCAATGTTGGGCACCTAAATAAGCCCTCTATTCAGGTAAAACACTAATTACCACGAGAGGCATTTACAAATTGTTCTCTTCATTCTTATACATAATTATGCAAATGTTTCTTGCCCAGGCTCTTATTCATGGGCTGAACAGACACTACTACTCCATTGCAATTAATTACCGCAAAAATGAGCTCGAGGAAAAGATGTTATTGAACTTGCACAAAAAGAAATGGACTGATGGATTAATTTTGAAGAGGTTTGACACACATTCAACTACTAACGAGCAGACTGTTCAGGTTTGTAGCATTCAAATTCCTACTTCTTCTTGGAGTATCAAAGATCCTTTTGTAGTGGATAATGCAAAGCTGAATTCTATGTGGTTTCTTAGTTTAATTATGTTCTTACATGCAGGAAATGCTGAGCCTAGCCATCAAGTACAACAAAGCAGTGCAAGAGGAGGATGAGCTGTCACCTGAGAAACTAGCGATAGCCAATGTGGGACGTCAAGATGCAAAGAAGCATCTAGAAGAGCAcgtctcaaatttgatgtCGTCAAACATAGTTCAGACCCTAGGGACCATGCTCGACACGGTTGTCTTTTAGTCTACTACTACTGTTGTTCCAACCCTATATACAGACCAACCCAGTTTATCAGTCGTGTTATCCCGGCCTGCCATAATGCAGTGAGGTTGATGTGAGGTACATTCGTGTACTAACAGTTTACTGCATGAACTTAATTATTTTTCCTGTAGCACTATCTTCTGTATGTTGTTAACCAGTTGTTAATTTGGCTGCATCTTTTGGTCCATTGTCAGTTGTGGCTATTGCTGGAGTTATCGTGGTTGCTGAGAGTCAGTGGGATCTTATTTTCCTTGGGAGGTCTGTCGTGCTTGATATGTCATTGACAATGTATCACCAATTAACCATGAACTTTTAGTAGACTAGTCCTAGTATCATTGATAAGATAACCCAGTCAGTGGCTCTAGTTTACTCATCTTAGTCGGTGGTGGTATATGCTGCGCCGGAGCACTAGCCAGTAGGAACTTGCCGTATCATAGAAATTAAAATCTGTTCATTGAAGTGGTAACCTGCCAAGTGTGGTCCAAACCGGGTTTTACGACGACAAGATTAAGCAGGTAATACAGGTTGAGGGACTGAGTTCACACCGAGGATAAGTTGAGGGATAAAGTTAGCCTGCACGAAATAGTCGAGAGACAAAAAAGACATGTCTCTAGAAAGAGTGCTCTAGCCTGTGCAGTTCTGTTCCTAGAGACAAAAAATACATGCACGAAATAATTGAGAATCTAAAGTTCAGTTACCGTGAGTGTATTTTACTCCTCTTAGTGCAGATTTGTTCCGGCGTCCAAAGAGTACTCTAGCCTGTGCAGttctgctcctccgccgcggtgtactactttCTGATAGCCAGTCTTACACGAGGAAAACTCGTGCTCGTACCTTATCGCTCAAACACTCTGGCTGTTTTGTTCATCTAATGGTAGGAAGGAGTGGAGCCATGGCTCCCAAAAGCTTGctctcttaaaaaaaaatgttgctctctgcaaaaaagagaggcaaaATCTCTCTTCAAAAGATGGCCGTGTACAGAACCTCACTCAAGAAAATGACCAACATGCACCAGGCACATCTTGCTATGCAGAACGGAGCAGGACTCTTATCGGACCTGGGACATGACTGCAAACGTTATGTTGGAGTCAAGGTCAACCAACGACAAGCGGTCGTACGTCGAGTGCTTAGTTATTATTTACTTACCACGCTGATGATGCTTTTCTTCCCGTGCGGGGGTTGAGTTAGCATGCTGACGCTCGTTGGCGCTGTTGTTGCGTCCGCGAAGTCGGCCAAAGACTGACGGCCATAATCCTTACTCAGTTTTATGTGTATGCGTCGTCACAAATGGGTATACTTTTAGTTCCGTCCATGTCATGTCGACCCGGCTGAATTTTGACCATATACTCCATTTATATGTGACGCACGCTTACTCCTATCTTATGTAATCGCTCTCATTACGGTCAAGTGTCAGCTTACAATACTGAAATAATCGGAAGAAATTATTCTGTCCAACAACCGTAATGATAGTATGACAGCGTCGACAGTTCAACACATTTGACAAGGGGAGAACCCACGGTGTCATTGGCCAAGAAAATAGGAAAGCCCCGTCCAGGCCTCCAGGGGTCCAGGGCGTTGTATATGCACTTCGCTAACTGTATTTTACTATGCAGAGTAAGGAAGCAAGCATGCAATGCATCTGCCTCCACCGGAGCCGAAAGAAAGAGTTGCCGGAGAGAACAGAGTTGGACCGAATCCTTATCCAATGGAAGATGCAGGACGTGGGGTGTG
The Brachypodium distachyon strain Bd21 chromosome 2, Brachypodium_distachyon_v3.0, whole genome shotgun sequence genome window above contains:
- the LOC100838466 gene encoding 26S proteasome non-ATPase regulatory subunit 14 homolog: MERLQRIFGAGGMGQPPSDSPLLDSSEQVYISSLALLKMLKHGRAGVPMEVMGLMLGEFVDDYTVRVVDVFAMPQSGTGVSVEAVDHVFQTNMLDMLKQTGRPEMVVGWYHSHPGFGCWLSGVDINTQQSFEALNPRAVAVVIDPIQSVKGKVVIDAFRLINPQTMMLGQEPRQTTSNVGHLNKPSIQALIHGLNRHYYSIAINYRKNELEEKMLLNLHKKKWTDGLILKRFDTHSTTNEQTVQEMLSLAIKYNKAVQEEDELSPEKLAIANVGRQDAKKHLEEHVSNLMSSNIVQTLGTMLDTVVF